TATTCATAatcatcatataaaaatataaaatcaatagaACAACAATCTTACTTTTGAATAAACTCTGCAACTTTGTTCACCACTTTACGAGCATTATCAGTATCAGGACTCTTCAAATGATGAACATGACCTTCATCTTTAATCTCCATCACCTCAACTTCCCCTTCCCACCCACTCTTCTCCAGCTTCGCCGCGTAACCCAAACCTTGTCTCGCAAACGTGTCATCCCCCGCCACCACCACAAGAACCCGCCCGCAACCTAACCCGGATATATCCACCGACTCGGACCCCACCACGTTAAACAACGGATCATCCACTCCTTCTTCACTATTCGGACTCGCCACTCTCCAACGCGCTTCAACACCTTTCCTCTTCCTCTCGTCTCTCGTCTCGAACTCGTCCACCGGAGCTTTCCCCCAGAAGTAGGGATGGATCAAGACGACGCCGGAGATGACCGAGTCTATCCCCTCTCTCTTCGCACGTGTCGCGAGATGATGACAGATGTTTCCGCCGGCGCTGTCTCCGGCGAGGAACAGTTTCTCGAAGTCGGCGTGTTTGTTTATCCACTGCTCCGGAGATATGAGAGAGCACCCATTTGAGAGCGTCCCAGGAGTCTTCGTACGGGACCGGAATCGGAAACTCCGGCGCGCGGCGGTAGTCGACGGAGACGGCTAAGCAGCCGGCGGCGGCGACGGTGGTGGTGAGGAAGGTATGGTAAGTCGGGGAAAACGCGGTTTCGATGACGAAGCCTCCGCCGTGGAAGTAGACGAGGAGTGGCAGCTTTTCACCGGTGGCGGCGGAGGCTTTCTCCGGGAGGAATATGCGGACGGAGAGGTTGTGCTCCGGGGAGAAGAGTGTGTCTTTGGAAACGACGCCGTTTTCGGGGGTTAGGGGAGAAGGTGGTTTGAATGTTTCTCCTGAGAGACGCTCGATGCGGCCACTCTTGTAGACTCGGTAAGCTGGAGAGTTGTCGACATCTATTTCTGAATCCATTATTGCTTTTGGACTAAGATTGGAGGAAATGTTCAAAGAGAAATGCTGATGAATTTGTTTTTGAGTTGCTTTATAGCAATGAGAGAGTCGGTTTGTTCggtttaatttcttttggttATTGAGTAGACTAAACCGAATTGGAAGCTAACTTCGTCGCTTCTATTCAATTTGGCAATTTTTTCCGGTCTGCCTTGGATTCGAATTTGGTTTTGGACTCTTATTAAAGTGTATTGTAGTAGTGTGTAAATGTTAATTAAAGAAGCTGGTTTTTAAGAGAAGACAAAACCGAGCCAATTCGTATGATTTAAATTGTAGCCAATTTATTTGGTATAAAATAGTGTAAGCAATCGGCTTTTGAGAATATTTGTGACtcgattttggtttggttatatTCACTCTTTAGTAGGTTTGGTTGAATTTTGATAACCACGTGGTTGTTGTACTTGTCGATGTAGTGAATAGAAAGCTTATCGATATTAGTGATGAAAATCAGAAAATGGTTCGCGCCCGTGACTTGTGTGAGGATGTTAGAAACCGACACTTCctcaatgatatatatatatatatatatatatatatatatgtgtggaGGAGAATAAATCAGATGTACAAATCATTCATATTGGTCGTTTAGGCTAGATATCATTTCGGTTAGCCAATCAAATAAATCTTGtaaactttccaaaaaaaaaaataaagtgcaCATAGTTTTTACGGTGTTAGTTTGTTGGACCCATTTCAATTTGCTGTCACCCTACACCAAATAAAGCCATTAACTTCACTTGTTTTATGTTTGTCTGAATCAGTTATTGTTGACACAAACAAACTTATTACACaattttttgatgaaaaatcaCAACCAATAATAATGCtataaaaaagtttcaaaaataaatattcaactAAACTTTGATCCTcgcaaataaataaataaagagtgtaaacaaaatatgttttagaaCAAGCTCTCACTTATTCTTTGAATGCTCCTACTCAGCTGAGGTCTGGCTCTCCTTCTTTACCCATCCATCACTATCCCCCTCCCCCCCAATATCATACACAGCAGCATTACTTTGGCTCCGGAGTTGCTCCTCTAACCCCAAGCTCAAAGCGATCTGCCATCTCTTCTACCATACCACCATCTATAGTCTTTGGCGTGAACGAAACTCAAGAATACATTCAGGTACTTCCGAGCCTTCTCATGTCATTACAAAAGACATCACTACTTTGTTGAGAGCAAAGCTAGCGGGTCTTGATCAAGCAGCAACTCGTTCTACCAGTTGCCGCTCTGCGGGTTCTCATGGACAAGGATCATTCTTGCACAATTGGTTCATGTTCATTCATATATAATTTCATCTTCTGCATCAGATGTCAAGGCCACCTCAATCATACATGCTCACACGTGTTTTAGCTTATCCTCTTTTGTCTAATTTCGGTTTCTATTTTAGATTGATGTTGTAAAATGATATCCCTTTTGAGAAGATAAATGAAAGAAGtatttagtaatatatatatatatatattagattttttagtaTTGATTCTAAAGATTTTTTTCCGGCTGACATAAGAGTATatgttatatcatttttttcagCAATataaacagactcatatagaatCTGCAAACCAAATTAGTAGCTCTGCATCCATATGGACAAATATGTTATATCATTTATGTATGTTTTATACGTATTGTATCCTTCCTAATGAAAAACAAAGTGTTCTTCgtgtttttgtttcaattttaaGGCATTCATGTTGTCTAATTCGCCGGCGTTAGTTAGAGTGTTGCAAGCTTAGGACACATCAAGTAGATTAGCCGCATTTTCTTTGATATTTACCATTTTAGCAGCTTTTTTAAAGCTTGTTTTTTCAATCATATTTGAGGCTGTTGCAGTGGCAAAATCAACtatcttctctctaaaattgaCCTCACTTCGTGGGGGATAAACTtgcttttattttaatgaatcgTAGTTCGGCCAAAAGATGTGATTATGTTTAATAGTAGCTGTTTGGTCTTTACCATATTATAGCTTTATTGTAACAAAAGCAGTCcatttttaactttcaaatggttcattcaaaaattaaatgagATGTGTCTAGTTAGTATACATATCTCACTTTTTAAAATCTAGAAACACTATatctaattattataaattctTTCAAAAgcaacaaatattaatataaaatgttacaaaatactCTGATAAAATGCTAATATATTCTTATACATATATTggaaatttcttttctttttaaatcattttaaaaacaatgATGCAGGAGTGAAGGAAAATTTATGCATCTTCATATGTTggatgaatattttattttccaggatcataaaattagtttaaaattcaCTAGAACATATATTATCCATCGAAATCCGGCACTACGCGGCGAAAATTCCCTAGTgtcaaatataacaaaattactATGTGTACTTACAAGAGAAAGTATATTTTCAAACAATCTAACTAGAACTTAATGGTATTTTGTATCAATTAAAACGTATCTTGTTAAGTTCTTAACGTTAATAGTCTAAATTCATTCTGTCTTTAAAGCAAATCAACTTAGTTTGTACAAAAcagtttgttttcttttgaattaatttaatattcattatCATACAAGTTAATGTTGTTACTgtgagtttttttaattaatatctaGAATTTATTATTTACCTTTGAATTTTTTGTTCTAACGTTTCCTTTTGTGTATTTCATCTTACATATAAATGTGGTTCAGATCCCAAAAAATTAGTAtactaacaaataaaaaaacattcttttACACACAAAAACTCTTAGAACAAAAAGCCAGGTATGGTTAAACTTAGTATCTGAATACGTTTTTTTCTAATTGTTGTCGCTTTGACATTTAGACTGTAAATGGTAACCACGAAATTGAATTAATAAAATCCACATAAATTGAATATGTTTCCATATAAGTCCAGATAATCTTCCAAGCAGTTAAGATCAAAGTTTATATGTTTCCATTAAGGTTACCACGGCTTCCCAATCTGCTCAAGTACCTGGTCAATGATGTCAATGTAAACTTGCTGAAGTGAATGGGAGCTGCAGAACAGATCCTAACAGAACCGGTCAAAACTCTATCATGTTTTGCATACAACTCAGGACCAATTTTACATTAAACTGACTTCATCGGCCTAGAAAACTTTTGGTTCATCACAATATCATGTTTTATTGGGTTGAAAACCAGATGAGTTCATGGTATGATTTTGGTTTGGTACAATGAAGCTTCCCAATTGCTAGAATCAATTTGTTTATAAAcatgttttatttggttttgaaGTTACGTTTACTTTGTCCAATCATAGATCTCTTCCAACCCGTTCACCAAGTCCACAAAATCTTTAAGCCACAATAACTTTACAGTAAATTCTCATTATTAAGTATTATCTTCAGTAAGCATATAACACTTAAAAAGAAAGATTCCATTAACTCTTACTTACATTGCATTGCATacatgaaagaaagaaacaaacagaAATTAGAAAAAGCCTAACATAAAGAAAAGCAACCCTAAGTGGATGTCTGCCTCAAAGAACTTGCATTCATACGTGGCAAAACTTCATCCGTAGATCTAAATCCTTAAAACCCCCACTTTCTAGTCATACTAATGCCCTTTTATAGAAACACAATGACGGAGAAACCAAGTGTGAGTGCTATTGAAGTGATCAAACTCAAAGCATCATTCCCTGAAGGATCAAAACCTCCGGTCGGACCAAACGCAGGAGGTCCTGGAAAGGTCGGTGTCCCTGGAGCTCCTGTCCCTGCATTTCTGTAATACAAAGTAggtaaaaaataacaaaacttttaAGTCACGTTATCATAAACAAGTTTTAAACCAAACAGAATGTCTCGTACCAAATCTTGAAAATAAAGAAACGAAAAGGAACTTTTATTGTCAATGTAGCTGTAGAAAGTGGTTGGTGGCTAGTGTGTTGATGGTGTGGAAGGAATAAAGAATCAAACatgtaattaaaattaaaaattgctTTGTCCTTTTTGGGGAAATCTAACGAGTCTAATGGAAGTTAATTCAGTAAACATACCCAGGACTTGAAGGATAGATGCAACCAGTAACCACAGctacaaaacagagaaaattaacaaaaaagattCCAGCTTTTTAGTTCATCAACCCAACAAATTTAGATTTCAAaggtttaattaattaattaatttatttaaggagTTATACTTGAAGGAGGATTTGGACTGGTAGTAGCAGTTCCTGAGAAATTACAGCTTCCAGGAACTTGACCAGCTCTTTGGAAATAGCTATTCACTGCCCAATCACAATGGCCCTTGACATTGTTGGGTTGGTAACAAGGACCTTTCTCATGGATTTGATTACAGTCTCCTAAAACTCCACATGCATAGTCTATCGACGTTTGAAGATCTTTCTCTGCAACTCCATCTCTGCATACACAGTAAGTTGCACCTAGAAAACAGATAGAGGAAAAACGGTTTGAAGCTTGAAACTTCAAGAACAGTATATGATTTGGATTAAAAAGGTTCTTTTGAGAAGATCATTGTGATTGAACcatattgaaaataatatttttcttctagCGAAGAAATAGAGAGAAGGTGGCAAAAGAAACCAGAAAGAAAAACTTACGTGAGTCGCCGGTTAAGGCCAAGAGAAACAAGAGACCAAGAAGCATTCTCATGATGAATTTCCAAAGCAAGCTTTTCTCAGGACCAAAGCTAAAGATACAATCCAATGttgagagagaaggagagagttAAGACTATGATGAGAGAAAgaagagtttataaaaaaaagtgacTTGATATTATAAAGACCATACCGTGTCTCTAGTTCCGAGGTTTAACCACAGACAAGAATCTGATATTTTAATGTCTCCAAACTCTCAAGAAATGTATATGGTCCATGCTAAATTTCTGAGAATTTATCTGATGCCAAAGTTGTAATTGTATCATTTATCGGTTGGTGCGATTTAATTATTCCTTTAGTCAAAATATAGTAATAGCTTAATCAAAGTAATCGTGACTCGATCGTGAGACCATAAaggtattaaaattattttgattagtGTTCCATCTAAACAATGTACGATGGACAAGGAAAGTTGAGAATTGACACATCTCAGAAAATATTTTGCGTAATGCGTTAATGCTGACATTGGCCAGTTGGCCATGTAGTCATAAGTCATGTATGGTTTGGTGACTTGGTGCACGCTGCATTCCATGTTTggtaattaataaatattttcctTTCGTATTACTATTCATAATTACTATTTCACAGGTcgcaatattttttgttttataccTTTAAACGGTAATTATTAACCCAAGTGTCGGGTCAAGAGTTAACCCAACATCGGTTTGATGGTTTCTGCAGCCCGCAGGTTCTGTTTTCTTGGTATGATCGTAACTTGATATTTCTTTGCAATATTTAAACTTttatgttaaattattttggttcggtttcattttttttggttgGTTAAAGGGTTGTCTTGTTCAGTTTCGCTATTAAATATTAgcgtatatttttttttgtaactggctTTCATATGTATATTATACTCCTTCTGTTCTTTATAGatctattttttagaaaaaaaatttgtttcaaaaattacattttttacattttcaagacattaattaatgaaaaattgtacttttcaaaaaatacaattgtgtttaataaaatcttattggttaaaagttattggaaatagttaattaagaaaaacaatgtattgaaaaatacaattttaaatattttcttaataagtgtgaaaaaacTATAACATTAATCTTTTAAGAACGGAGGAATTActatctttaacaacaaatagAGTATCTTTAAATGGTAAATTTACCACATAATTTAACTGTAAAGGTAATAATGTCCACAAAATTAATATAGCACGACAAAAACTAAAGTTCAAAAAGATGAAGACAAAGTCAAAAAATAATGAGATAATATAAAAAGTTACTGTATAACTagagtatttttatataaaaagaataaCTAGAATATTCTTAGTCAAATGACAATATTTAATGAAATGCTAAAATTTTCCAAATTACTACACTTTATACTTCtaaaagttaataaaaatactaatttgAATCTGATAATATCTATGATTTGTCTTCTGAAAGATATATTTGTTTCCATTTAAAGTAAGAATTAAACTAAGAACATGCATCAATATTGATGCAAGTTTTTATCAAAGCACTTTTATGTACAATgttaatataatttgttttaatcaaatttcatatataaataaaatcgaactaataaaaatacaagtAGCATGTGACTGTGAGTCTCGtgtattttttagaaaatttccaacttaaaactgttttttatttttgttttttttaaatttatttattgttttatttgaaaacctttttcatatattttcaatattggTATTCTAATTTTCAATATTGGTATTCTAAATGGCTCAGAAAATATAAGAATTTATTATTAGTTCGAAACTCATTTTTATTCATCAGTTCCTACactattttcattatttattgttCAAAATAAAACCCAAGTACtcagtaattttcttttggttcttGTCTGCAATTACATAGTTCAATTTCTTTGTGGCcctttttgaaaaatttatactgaatatatttatatttattgattACATTGTATTTATTAAAGAGAAGGTGACACTTTAATGTAATTAGTTGTCGTTGTTCACTTCAAAGGTTAAATGGTtctaagaaaaaacaaaaccactATGTACCTACCTTTCAAACTTAAGAGTTACCTCCCAACAAAAATGCGTTCTCATAACCCAAATGACTCTAACACCTTCCAAATTTTGAGCTTATTTTTCTTCATAATTATTGTATTTTGCCATCAAATAATACTTGTCGTAGGCAGAAAATACTAGTTTAATATGATTATATGAATATTGAAAAATAGATATAGGTTCAGTAGTGCTTACACTTGTTTAGGACCAGTCCATGTCTAGTCCATCAGAGAACACATGAAAACGGATCAGATGTAGATGCAGGCATGCAGCATATAAACAGTAACTAATTAAGTAATTATATAACTCACATCGATATATAAACTTCACTACAGTTTTCTTTTAAACGATCAAAAATTTGTATAGTAAAAAATGAACACATTGACGATATCAATTTAGGCATGAGTAACGCCTACAAAAATTCATAATGCTATCAGAATATTAATATAGGAGCATGAGATGAGCTACCAACTAAAGTAAAAGAAGACAAAACAGTACATCTTATTTAGCTAGTTATAAGAGTAAATGACACAATGATTTTCCAATTAAGTGACACAATATTCAACAAGATCAACTATGATAGTTAATCATAAATTCGATAAAACACTCACTGCCTCCTACGGTTCATTTTTCTACTCAGAAGTACATAGAGAGAGATACAAGCAATGAATTTAGTCACATTCACATAGCCACCCACAAACCTTAAGCCTAGAATCTTTCCCTCTAATTAATCAAGAAGAAtgtttttagaattttagaGTTATTTCACTTCCATTGATATTACTTTGATCTTCACCTTCCTGCCTTAGAgcagccaatccttttccctcTCCACCACCACTCTCGAGAGACTTCCCTTCATCAGCGGCACTATCCGTTAACTGATGATGAGCTGAATCGTTGGACGCGGCGCCACCGGCGGATGAGCCGTTGAATGTTTGGAAGTGTTGGTGATGGAGTGGCTGCGGTGTAGGCGGAGTTGTGTAGAATTCTTGAGAAGAGCAAAAGTGTTGTGGAGGCTGCGTCGCCGCGTTGCCATTGTGGTGGTGAACTTGGTGGTGGTAGAGAGTTGGAGTGCCGCCGTGTGCAGTGGTGTACTCTGGTGGAACCCATATGCCACCAAGGACCACTAAATGAGGACCTTGTCCACCTGATGTttgtgggcttgggcttggtcTTCTAGTGTGAAGCCGATATTTCTGTTAAGTAACATAAAGTACTAAATTATAgtaattaattaaaagttaatgaAACAAGTGAGCATATTGTGGTGGCTTGTGATGTAGGTTACCTGGAGATGACTTTTGACTTCATCATTGGTCAAACCATCGACTTTCATAAGCTCCCTTATCTGTTTTGGTGTAGCCACTGCAACAatatgtacaaaaaaaaaattcaccatATAGTTATGGATTGATTTCAGAATATATCAAATCAATTCGATTCTAGCATGaagatttcattttattttaattgagtTAATATGGTTACGTTTTCTTCTGAGCAAAGGgattaatatgtttatttttaatatattccaTCAATCTGAAATTGAATCCAAATCTGAATCGAAAatacaaatatcaaattaaaaaaatatttgaaatttcacTATACTTTTAATTAAGAACTGAATATGAATCATAGTTTTTTATCGTCTCAAGTTGATCCATAGTATATTCTAGTTACTGTATCTTTTATCAACTGAAAAGCTAAAAAAACTCCATCTAAAACTTAATTCTATGCCAGAACAATATATACGACCGATAAATGAACAATAATAAAGTCAAATCAAGGCAAATCGATCCATACTAGTATATTTTTTCTCACTTGAAAATCAGAGCAAAACCCTAACTGAAATTTAGGCTATCTGTGATTCTTAAAAATAAGTTCAGAGTTGTATATACAGTGTGCATGGTAATGATGCGTTTAGCGAATCAAATATGGTTTcattttgattagttaataaTTATGTGGAACTACCCATGTTGAACCTACAGCaaactaaaacaatattataacaAGTTACTAATTTGTACCTTGAGAACCACCAAGCATTTGAAGAGCTTGGACAAATCTCCTGTGCAAATCCGGCGACCAGCAACGCCGTGCCTTTCTATTACTTTGATTTGTTGTAGAAGAAACTCCATTGCTATTCGAATTGATATTATTATTGTTCTTTTTACCACTATTTATTATGCTCTCATCATTACCATGGTCATTAGTATGTTCATTGGTCGGAGAGAACCTTTTGACCTCCGTAGATAGAGCTAATTCAGGCAAATGTTGTTCCTTAGTGAAAGGATGAAAAGCACCACCGCCATTTCTTTGTTTCGCATCAACATGTCCGAGTTTTGGACTACTAGCAAGCTCGTCTTTTGGAGACTGATCTGTAGTTTGATCAATGCTTTTAGGTTTGGTTTCAGGTTGGCTCCAAAGCTGAGCAGTCGTCATCCAATTATTCGCCTTTTCGGGTTGGTTTCTTAAGGGGATGAACTCTTCAAGAACCGGTCTTGTGACAACACTTTGGTTGTTGTTATTCGCTAGATATGCTTCTAGCTGTTGTTTGTAAACTTCCACAgctgaaaatatattaaagtaaTTTGAAACACATGAAAGTTAAAGATGTAACTAACATGAACCTATATAAcctttaaaaatttaaaatcactttagttaaatttattgatttcaGTGATGGGATGAGAGCAATttaacaaaagttttttttgattCAAAGAATTCAAAAGCAAGCTCTgatttttatgaaataaattCTTAAATTACCGAATAAAGATCTTTTGAAAAAGTAAAGATAATCAAAAACTCTTCTAGGTGtatgtaataatattttatcaattaggtttctgttcttgttttaagtcttttattttcaattaattttatacacTACTATAGGGAtgtatatgtaaaatatttgtaactgGATATATATGTACCATTGTTAAGGAG
This genomic interval from Brassica napus cultivar Da-Ae chromosome A6, Da-Ae, whole genome shotgun sequence contains the following:
- the LOC106421805 gene encoding PLASMODESMATA CALLOSE-BINDING PROTEIN 3; this encodes MRMLLGLLFLLALTGDSRATYCVCRDGVAEKDLQTSIDYACGVLGDCNQIHEKGPCYQPNNVKGHCDWAVNSYFQRAGQVPGSCNFSGTATTSPNPPSTVVTGCIYPSSPGNAGTGAPGTPTFPGPPAFGPTGGFDPSGNDALSLITSIALTLGFSVIVFL
- the BNAA06G39930D gene encoding myb family transcription factor EFM, which translates into the protein MASSSELSLDCKPQSYSMLLKSFGDNFQSDQTTQKLEDLLSRLEQERLKIDAFKRELPLCMQLLNNAVEVYKQQLEAYLANNNNQSVVTRPVLEEFIPLRNQPEKANNWMTTAQLWSQPETKPKSIDQTTDQSPKDELASSPKLGHVDAKQRNGGGAFHPFTKEQHLPELALSTEVKRFSPTNEHTNDHGNDESIINSGKKNNNNINSNSNGVSSTTNQSNRKARRCWSPDLHRRFVQALQMLGGSQVATPKQIRELMKVDGLTNDEVKSHLQKYRLHTRRPSPSPQTSGGQGPHLVVLGGIWVPPEYTTAHGGTPTLYHHQVHHHNGNAATQPPQHFCSSQEFYTTPPTPQPLHHQHFQTFNGSSAGGAASNDSAHHQLTDSAADEGKSLESGGGEGKGLAALRQEGEDQSNINGSEITLKF